Proteins encoded together in one Gigantopelta aegis isolate Gae_Host chromosome 8, Gae_host_genome, whole genome shotgun sequence window:
- the LOC121379685 gene encoding uncharacterized protein LOC121379685, whose amino-acid sequence MFPLGTFCLVEPLQQFVTSSSRTVSFPCPLCRYQKVALPVLKGVTVCVQTQGLLYSRQSGEALPEKGGGECCGVCEQQATHSCRECEILLCESCTKCHQTLSVSRSHVLINLGDISTEKPFISMQRFCEIHKDEKFRFYCLPCDKVICRDCKLTDHEGHKTKNISDVADEARTSLDKTKIELEKHKAQVEKSLDKTNRDYNMLEKTKQAEAEINNFSDLLLDSVNNIINSARRHETDRMKDLHKIHEKSFSSTKCTLQQRKCILETQIQYADSLLREGIDFDVITTNKEMKQRLAEMEKEQDSGPDCDYRSLDMAPIKPVNTDQLEVISSAVRDIIKTSFPVTCKHDVPNVLRIKNIYRRVRCISFTRTKKVWIVGGYDTNLNLCLFYTKSPFETPVYSIKVKHIDKLIKKGVRSVIQTYNKPEQKIPAEEFFNLKKGFPFSDAIDGNTMCKIDREYDIVIIKTAGGIVKILNSSPFSETGRRFEPLDVCWGNNKEIYIVDGGENVIVVYSLQNGFQKSLKLQNKSTLSTVAMDPEGKLWVGDDRGNLFICSVN is encoded by the coding sequence atgtttccattaggaACGTTCTGTCTGGTGGAACCTCTACAGCAGTTTGTGACATCATCATCGAGGACGGTCAGCTTCCCGTGTCCTCTGTGTCGATATCAAAAAGTGGCCTTACCCGTTCTGAAGGGAGTGACGGTTTGTGTTCAGACCCAAGGACTTCTATATAGCCGCCAGAGCGGAGAAGCATTACCCGAGAAGGGTGGGGGTGAGTGCTGTGGGGTGTGTGAGCAGCAAGCGACTCACTCGTGTCGTGAGTGTGAAATACTGTTGTGTGAATCGTGTACAAAATGTCACCAAACTCTTTCTGTTTCAAGATCTCACGTCTTGATAAACCTGGGTGACATCAGCACAGAGAAACCTTTCATTTCAATGCAGAGGTTTTGTGAAATACACAAGGACGAAAAGTTTAGATTTTACTGTTTGCCGTGTGATAAAGTGATTTGCCGTGACTGTAAACTTACAGATCATGAAGGCCATaagacaaaaaacatttctgatGTTGCTGACGAAGCTCGAACTAGCCTCGACAAAACGAAAATAGAACTAGAAAAGCACAAAGCACAAGTCGAAAAGTCACTAGATAAGACAAATCGTGATTATAATATGTTAGAAAAGACCAAACAAGCTGAagcggaaataaataacttttctgATTTATTACTGGATTCCGTGAATAACATAATTAATTCAGCACGGCGTCATGAAACGGACAGGATGAAAGACCTACATAAAATCCACGAAAAATCATTTTCCAGTACAAAATGCACATTACAACAAAGAAAGTGCATTCTAGAAACACAGATCCAATACGCAGACAGCTTGTTGCGAGAAGGGATCGACTTTGACGTCATCACCACCAACAAAGAGATGAAACAAAGACTGGCGGAAATGGAGAAAGAACAAGACAGTGGTCCAGATTGTGATTACCGATCTTTAGACATGGCTCCCATAAAACCAGTGAATACAGATCAACTAGAAGTCATAAGCAGTGCGGTTCGTGACATAATCAAGACTTCTTTCCCTGTTACATGTAAACATGACGTGCCAAACGTACtgagaataaaaaatatttatagaaGGGTACGTTGTATAAGTTTCACTCGGACCAAGAAAGTATGGATTGTTGGAGGTTATGATACTAATTTGAATCTCtgtttgttttacacaaaatcaCCATTTGAGACTCCGGTGTATAGCATTAAGGTGAAACACATTGATAAGCTGATAAAGAAGGGGGTTCGTAGTgttatacaaacatacaataaaCCTGAACAGAAAATACCTGCTGAAGAATTCTTTAACTTGAAGAAGGGATTTCCGTTCAGTGATGCTATAGATGGAAATACTATGTGCAAGATTGACAGAGAATATGACATTGTTATCATTAAGACCGCCGGAGGCATTGTCAAGATATTGAACTCCAGCCCCTTTTCTGAAACCGGACGACGGTTTGAACCTTTAGATGTgtgctggggtaataataagGAAATCTATATTGTTGACGGTGGGGAAAATGTAATTGTCGTATACAGTCTCCAGAATGGTTTTCAGAAATCACTTAAACTACAGAACAAATCAACTCTCTCCACTGTAGCTATGGACCCAGAAGGAAAACTTTGGGTTGGAGATGACAGGGGAAACCTCTTCATTTGCAGTGTAAACTGA